GAATCATCGCTGTGACAACCATCGCTAAATTATCCGTGGAAACAATCAGTAGGATGTATGCCAAGATCATGCTGCACATGCTGACGGCATAAATTGTCTTGCGGGTCACCCACTTGTTAATAATTGGGTAAAGCGGCGAAGTAAAGAAACCGGCAATCGTTGGAATCAGTCCGGTAATCCAGAATAATCCCGGTTTATCCATGACATACTTGAATAAATAGAACATCAAGCCGGCAGTAGCCGCATTCCCAAAACCATAAATCAGGTATGGAAAGGCAGTCCACAGCATCTGGTCGTTATGTGCCAACGCCCAGAACATTTCTTTCAGACTGGTCTTTTTCTTAGTAACTGCCCGCAAAGCATTTTGCTTCTCGTGGGTTCCAAGAGCAACCACCAGGGAGCAAATAATGCCCACAACGGCAATCAAAATTCCAAAGGCAGTCCAGCCTGGTTGGCCTTCGTTGTGTTTGCCGGTAAAGAAGAAGGTCACATAAGTAACCACCGGCACGATAATGATCGTAACAATGTTTTGACCAAAACCGGCGAAGTTGGCGGCAGCCGTGAACAGTGACCGCTCGTGACTATCTTCAGTAAGTGCAGGCACCATGCCCCAATAAGACACATCTCTGAATGAGTAGAAAATATCAAAGGTAATGAAGATCGGGATAAAGAGAATGGTGAACCAAGTTGCACTCACCCGAGACAAGCCAAAGATTCCGGAAAACAGCAGTGCCAGCAGCAAACTTGAAATCGTTCCGGCACCGATTAACCACGGCTTAAATTTACCCCAGCGCGTATTGGTGTTATCGACAATGTTCCCAATAATCGGATCGATAAAGATTTCGACCAACCGAATAATGAAAATTAACCCGGTAATCATGGCAATTAACTTGTTGGCCTGGGCTTTGGGAACCCCTGTGAACATTGCGGAAGTGACATAGACCATGAAGTAAGTTCCAAAGGTCATGTAGACCGCAGATCCACCTATGTTAGCAAACGCAAAGTTGAAAATCGACCAGAAATTTTTCCGCCGATCTTTCTTTTGTACAGCATCCAATTTATAAAACGCCTCCCAGCGTGCCGATTCGCCATTACAAATGGGCGGTTCGGTATGAAAATTCGTAGAAAATATTTCCTTACCAATCGAGTATATAATGTAAGGGTTTTCATCAATGCTATATTTTTACCGTAAAATACCCAAATTTAACCCAATTATAGTAAAATATACTAAAAGGGAGTGCGAAGATGCGAATTGCGTTTAATAAACCTGCAGAAACGATGCCGCTGTATTGTGACAGTGTCGGCTATGATTGGAATCAGCCGCCAATTCACCGACTGAACGGCTATTACGCCTACCATTGGCTGCAAACCGAAAGTGGCGCCGGTGTGATTAACATTGACCACCAGTCGATTTCCCTGCAGGCCAACCAGGGAATTCTCCTCCGTCCCAGAGTCGCCCATGAATATCATCCAACCGGAAAAGAACCTTGGAAAGTATCGTTTTTAACCTTCAACGGGACACTCTGCGATTCGCTGGCTGATTTTCTGAAACTGGCAGATTTCCTGGTAATTGACACGGTTTCACCAGAACTAACATCGTTTATTCCCGAAGTCTTGAATGAATTTAACAACAATCATCCAATCGCCCTGCTGGATCAATCCGTTCAAATCTATAAATTTATCATGCTGCTGAAGCAAAACCATTTACTGAACAATCACCGTTATCAAGATGCCACAATTACCACGCCAATTCTTCAATACATTGCGGCCCACTATGCCGAACCGATTACGAATGACAAATTGTCGAAAGCCACCAGTTATTCAGTTACCTACCAAAACCGGGTTTTTAAGCGGCTATATGATATGACCCCGCTGGAATACCTGACCGATTATCGGATGCGAAAGGCGAAGGAATTGTTGTTAACCAACCCAACTCTGGAAATTGGCGAGATCGCACCAAAAGTCGGCTTTCATAATCCGTCGCATTTCATTGACCAGTTCAAGAAATACTACAAAGCAACGCCGTCTCATTTCCGGAAATTCATTTAGAAAATCTTACAGATTCAAAACAGTCTCATTTATGAAATCAACTTTAATTAGTGGTAAACTTTGCCTACAACAATAATTGAGGAGTGATCTTATCGAATCAACTGTTAAGCGTGGTTGGGGCATCACCAACTTCGACATCAAAGTACTTGGAATTATTCTGATGTTCATCGACCACGTGCATGAAATGTTTAACGGTATCGGTGTGCCCAACTGGGTGGACTGGTTTGGCCGGCCGGTAGCAACGATCTTTTTCTTTCTGAGCGTTGAAGGCTTCATTCATACCCATAATCAAAAACGCTACTTGTCCAGGCTGCTGGTTGGCTTTTGGGTCATGCAGATTGGGAACCTGATTATCCAACATTTCTTCAAACTCGGCAGTTTTGGCTTGATTAACAACATCTTCGGCGACCTATTCATTGGGGTGCTGACAATGTATGGCCTGCAGACCATTTCTCAGGGTCATCAGAATCATCAGGCAGCCAAGATCTGGGAAGGAATTCTCATTATTGCCCTACCGTTGATCTTTGCCGGCCTGACCTTGCTGACAATGGGCCAAGGCGGCAACAGCATTGCCTTTCGAATTGTGACCCTGCTGCCAAGTCCCCTGATTGCTGAAAACGGCTTTATCCTTTACCTGGGACCATTGATGTATCTGTTAAGGAAGAACCGCAACTGGCAGATGCTGGCCGTCGTGGCAGTGGCAATTTTGTCCACCGGCTTTAATTTCAGCAGTATGTTCACGACTAACTTCCAGTGGTTGATGTTTCTTGCCATTATCCCAATGTACCTTTACAACGGTCAGCTTGGCCGCAGCATGAAAGGCTTCTTCTACGCCTTTTACCCACTGCACATTTGGCTGCTGTACATTCTGGCTTGGTTCATGGGTGTGCGCTATTAATTTAGACAAACAAAAAATGAGATGCTGGTTTCCATTGAGTTGGAAATCACATCTCATTTTTAATTTAAGCATTATTTTGTGATAAATACATACAAGGTACTGGTCGAGTACCCCAAGCTAAACAATAGCCCATTGGAATGGAACTTCGGTGCCGTTGTCGAGCTGGACTTCTTGGCCTTGGCCGCCTTCTGGAATTTGTTCAAAACGTGCTTGGCGTTAGCGCCGACACTGTTTGTCAAAATCGAGAACGACATGATAAACGGCTTGAGGTCCTTTTTATGCTTCAAGCTGTTAACCGGCACCATCATTGTGATGCCTAAGACTTTATCACCCGATAAATTGACCCGCAATGTCATCTTGTTGGTATCAATCAAATTGTGGATGCCATCTTTGGGATTGGCCGGCAGAAGCTGATCTTTGACACTAGCCTTGGCTTTCTTCATTGCCGGGGCCAGTTTAGCTTGCGTTTGCTTCAATTCAGCTGCCTGCTTTTGAAGGGCCGTCGCCTTTTGCGCCTTAGCCTGCATGGCTGCCATACTGGTAGCCTTGCCGGCTTTCAACTCGGCAGCTTCCTTCTTCAGTTGGGCACCCTGCTTAGCCATTGATTGGGCCAGCTGTTGGTCCTTCTTTGGCAATGCGGCGCCGGTTAATCCTTGGTTATAAGTCGTCCGCATCTTCTGGTAACTGCCAACCACGTTGGCCTTGGCGACCGTGACGGTTTGGTGCTTGCCATCCGTGCTCAATTTGACAGTTTGTTGATAATTCTTAGTTGGCACACTAATTACAAATGCACCGCTGTTTGTTTTAACTGTTTGCTTCGTACCGCCATTCACAGTGTAATCGACCTGCTTTTGATTACTCTTGCCTTTCAGCGTCACTGCCAAAGCATTCGCGCTCAAATGGTGATTAGAGACCGTCAACGTTGGTTTACCACAACCGCTCAGAATGACCATCAGAGAAGCGGCAGCGACTACTAAACTCATTAATTTTTTCATCGTAAGCTCCTCCTTAATCAAACGAAACGTCATCTGAGAATTGACTATTATAAAGATCAGCATAGAAGCCGTTTTTAGCCAACAACTCATTATGGGTTCCGGTTTCAACCACGGCACCATGGTTCATCACAATAATGTTGTCGGCGTTTTGAATCGTGGACAGTCTGTGGGCAACCACAAAGCTGGTCCGATTCTCCAACAACTGACTCATCGCATGCTGAATCTGAACTTCGGTCCGGGTATCAACTGCACTGGTGGCTTCATCCAAAATCAGAATTTCCGGATCCGCCACAAAGGCTCGGGCAATCGTAATTAATTGACGCTGACCTTGAGAAATATTGGAAGCCGATTCATTCAAAACAGTATCGTAACCCTTTGGCAGTTTGCGGACAAATTCGTCCACATGGGCAGCCTTGGCAGCTTCGATAATGTCATCCTTGCTGGCGTCTTCTCGGCCATATTTGATATTGTCGTAGATTGAGCCGGTGAACAGCCAAGTATCCTGGAGAACCATCGCAAAGTGTGAACGCAGATCTTCACGGTCCAGATCACGCGTGTCGACCCCCTTGAGGCGAATGCTGCCGCCCTTAACGTCATAGAAGCGCTCCAACAAGTTGATGATGGTGGTTTTACCAGCACCGGTTGGACCGACGATAGCGACCTGCTGACCGCGTTTAACGGCCAGGTTGTAATCTTTCATCAACAATTCGTCATCGGTGTAGCCAAATTGAACGTGTTCCAATTCAACCAGGTTATCCGTGTCGGTTTCCACTGGTCGGTTGGCTTTGGTATTCTTCATTTCCTCTTCATCAATCACTTCAAACACCCGCTCAGCTGACGCAATCGTCGACTGAATGGTGTTCATCAAGTTGGCAAGTTGAGAAATTGGCTGTGAGAATTGGTTGGTATACTGCAGGAAGGCCTGAACGTTTCCCAAAGTTACCGTTCCGTTGGCAACCTGAATCCCACCAACAACCGCCACGAACACATAGCCGATGTTGTTGAGGAAAATCATCAACGGCATGATAATCCCGGAAATAAACTGCGCTTTCCAAGCAGCTTGATAGTATTTCTTATTTTGAACTTCGAACTGGTCAATCGTATCTTGTTCCTTGTTAAAACTCTTCAGAACAATTTGACCGGCATAATTTTCTTCAACCTGGTTGTTTAACAACCCCAGGCTCTTCTGTTGAGCCGCAAAATATTTCTGCGATCGGGGAGCGACGATGCCGACGATTACCAAACTCAATGGAATGGTTACCAGGGCAATTAAAGTCAACTTCCAGCTAATCGTAAACATCATCCAGAGAGTTCCGACAAAGGTCACGAAACTGGTTACAGCCTGGGTCAAACTTTGCTGAAGGGTGCTGGCGATGTTATCCATATCGTTCACGGCCCGGCTCATGATATCCCCATTACTATGAGAATCATAATACTTGATCGGAACCAGCCGCATCTTGCCCTTCATCTGCCGCCGTAATTTGTAGACGGTGTTTTGAGAAATCCGGGTCATGATGTACTGCTGGAAGAAACTGAAAACAGCCGATGCCAGGTACATCACGATAACGATAAGAATAATTTGAACAATTTTTTCATAATTGATTGGCAGCGAAGCCACGCTAAAGCCGGCTTTCTGCTGGGCATTTCCCTTCATCAATCCTTTAAAAATTTCAGTGGTTGCTTCACCCAAAATCTTGGGTGTCCGGATTTGGAAGATAACACTGATGATCGCAAAGGCGAACACCAAAATCAGGCCAATCAGTCGATCCTGCATGTAATTCAGCAGCCGCCTGGTGGTGCCCCAAAAGTTATGGGGCTTTTCAACAACACCTTGGAAGCCGCCACGGCCACCATGGCCACGATTGGAGGTAGGTTGTGGTGCCTTATCTTTATCAGCCATTATTTGTCATCCTCCTCTCGTAATTGTGAGTGAATAATTTCTTGGTAAACCTTGTTGTTAGCCCGCAACTCGTCATGGGTGCCTTTGCCAACCAGTTTGCCGTTATCAAGCACCAGGATCAGATCAGCATCGGCAACTGTGGCAATTCGTTGGGCCACAATCACAGTAATACTCTGCTGGATGTGTTGATCGGCCCGCAAAGCAGCTCGTAAATCGGCATCAGTCTTGAAATCCAGTGCTGAGAACGAATCATCAAAGACGTAAACGGCGGCCTGCTTGACTAAGGATCGCGCAATTGCCAATCGTTGCTTTTGACCACCGGAGAAGTTGTCCCCACCTTGTTCAACTTGGAGATCAAGTCCAGTGGGATCTTCTTCGACAAAATCCTTGGCCCGGGCGATTTCCAGGGCGTGCCAAATCTGATCGTCAGTCGCTTCTGGGTTCCCATATTTCATATTGTCACGGATAGTTCCCGTGAACAAAGTGGCCTTTTGTGGGACAAAGGAAACTTGATCTCTAAGGTCTTTCATCGAGAAATCATTGATGTTATGCCCATCCAGCTCAATCTCACCCTTATCAACATCATAGAATCGAGGGATCAAGGAAACCAAAGTCGTCTTTCCTGAACCGGTCCCACCAATAATAGCAACCGTTTGGCCGCTATGCGCCTCAAAGTCAATATCACTTAACGCCGGCAATTCAGCTTGGCGATAACGGTATTCAACATGATCGAATTTCAAGTCGTGCTGAGTGGCTTTAGGATCAAGGACCACCGGATGCTCCGGCTGTTTCATGGTTGATTTCAATGCCAGCACAGTCTGAATTCGCTTAGCTGAGGCCTGTGCACGAGGAATGAAAACGAACACCATTGAGAGCATCATAAAGCTCATCAGAATCTGCATGGCATAACTCATGAACGCAATCAGATTACCAACCTGCATTGACTGGGCACCGATTAACTTGGCACCAAACCAGACAATCGCGACGTTGGTTCCACTCATGATTAAAGTCATCACGGGGAAGGCCAAAGCGACAATCGTGTTGACCTTGATGGCATTATCGGTATAATCCCGGTTGGCATCCTCAAAGCGATCCTGTTCAAATTGGTCCTGCCGAAATGCCCGGATAACCCGGACACCAGTCAAACCTTCACGGAAAATTCGGTTAATTTTATCCGTCTTAGTCTGCATTGCTCTAAATAATGGGACTGAGAAGTAGAGTAGGAGGCCAACAAAGATAATCATGATCGGTAATACCACCAAGAAGATGGTGGTTAACTGATGGTCCTTGGTGTAGGCCAAAAAACTGGCACCAATCAGCATAATCGGCGCCATCAGCATCATCCGCAGCATGATAATTGCCACGTTTTGAATTTGAACCACATCGTTAGTGGTCCGCGTGATCAATGATGACGTCTCAATTTGATCATATTCATCTTTGGAGAAGTTGATGACTTTACGGTAAACGTCACTCCGCAAATTTTGCCCCAACTTTTGTGAGGTCCGGGCAGCCAGAAAGACGTTGCAGACCGCCGCCAGAATACTAATGAGTGAAAAGCCGGCCATTTCCAGACCCACTTTCCAAATATAGCCAATGTCTCCTTTGGCAACCCCGTTATTAACAATGTCCGAGGTCAGGCTGGGAAGATTCAAGGTCGCGATCACTTGAATCGTCATGAACAGCACTGCCCCGAGAACTGCCACGTACGAGATCCGGTTTTTGGCAATTTTCAGCATTTTCCTACTCCTTCCAGGTTCGTTTTAAGATTGTTGTGCGCTTAATTAGGTACCGAACTATATTACTGCTAGTGCATTTAAAATACAAGTATAAGTTGGTAAATAACTAGGTAAACAGATACGGCCTATTATGAACTTTTCTGCGGTGAGTTTCATTAATGTTAACTAAAATTTTGCTTTAGGGATTGCAAGGGTTAGATAACCGCAAAAATGACACCGGGACCATCTTGTCTGATGATTTCGGTGCCATTCTTTCTATATTATTATCGTGTGAAAATGAGTGGACTTGAATTTTTAACAAGCGATCCAAATTTTCTCACATCACTTCGCCAATCCATCCAAAGTGAATTTAAGCTTGGGCAACATGTTCTTCAGGCGTCTTAACCGCATTCTGCTTATCTCGTTCAAGGACTGACTTCATGTAGCTGTCGACGTCAAATGTCCCGGCAAATTCGGCCAAGTGAACCAGGTTTCTCAAGAAGTCGTGGGTCTTGGCTTCGTAATGATACTTTAGGCCAAGGTCGTAGATGTAGCCGTTGATGTAGTCCACTTCGGTTTGACGATTCTTAGAAATATCTTGATACATCGACGGGAAGTGAAGTGGGTTGGAAACGGTGCTGACGTATTTAACGGTTTCCCACTCTTCTTGACGGGTATTCAATAACGTGATCCCGGCGCGTTCACAGACATCGAAAGCTTCATCGATTAATTGAACGCCCAACTTCTCGGCAACTGGTGATTGGATATACTCACCCATTCGGATCTTAAACATCGTGCACAAGGTGTTGATGACGGAGTTAAAGACGACTTTGGCCATCAAAGTTCCAAGGAAGTTCTTGGTCAAATTAGGATTAAGCCCTGCTTTTTGGAATTCAGCGACAATCTTGTGAGTCATCTCATCAGGTTTCTCGGTTTCATTGGCAATGTTCATTGAACCGGCACCCTTGGGACCGATGAAGTCGACGTCGCCGGCTTTGTTCAACACAGTTCCGATCAGAGCGGTTCCGCCGAGTAAACGTTCCTTGGGGAAGTACTGGTTAAGTTTTTCAACGTGACCCATCCCATTCATGCAAGTGACAACGTATTGTTTGTCGTTGAAGAATCGTGAACAGCGTTTTAAGAAATCAGCGAGTTGATATTGCTTGGTGAAGACAATCAAGACATCCGGATCACCCTTGTATTCTTCTGGATAGTACACGTTGACCGGGACCAGATGTTTATTTTGACCGTCACGGGAAACGTAAACGCCACCCTGTTGGCGGACCGTTTCAACTTGTGGTTCCCAAGTATCGACAAAGTCGACATCGAACCCGGCTTCCTGCAAAAGAACCCCATATCTCAAACCCATTGCGCCTGCACCTAATACTGTATATTTCAT
Above is a genomic segment from Lentilactobacillus buchneri containing:
- a CDS encoding PTS sugar transporter subunit IIA translates to MDAVQKKDRRKNFWSIFNFAFANIGGSAVYMTFGTYFMVYVTSAMFTGVPKAQANKLIAMITGLIFIIRLVEIFIDPIIGNIVDNTNTRWGKFKPWLIGAGTISSLLLALLFSGIFGLSRVSATWFTILFIPIFITFDIFYSFRDVSYWGMVPALTEDSHERSLFTAAANFAGFGQNIVTIIIVPVVTYVTFFFTGKHNEGQPGWTAFGILIAVVGIICSLVVALGTHEKQNALRAVTKKKTSLKEMFWALAHNDQMLWTAFPYLIYGFGNAATAGLMFYLFKYVMDKPGLFWITGLIPTIAGFFTSPLYPIINKWVTRKTIYAVSMCSMILAYILLIVSTDNLAMVVTAMILYYVPQGFIFMAVILTLTDTIEYGQLKNGTRNEAVTLAIRPMLDKMSGAISNAIVGWVAVAAGMTGTATAASMTPGGISLFKLVAFWAALILHVLALFIYVFKVKISEKKHAEIVDELQHKLAVEGISDNSDEQATSSENATTSSEEATITVAAPVSGVRVNLADVVDEHDHKGLPGNGIGIQPTEGKIYAPFDGQVVLLFTTKHVIGLRSDDGLEILIHVGLGTVNMRGEGFINHVDSGQSFKKGDLLLEFNRDKIQQAGYKDTVLVLLTQGDKVTQSDYTKEDVVSHGDELVKVQLKK
- a CDS encoding AraC family transcriptional regulator, which produces MRIAFNKPAETMPLYCDSVGYDWNQPPIHRLNGYYAYHWLQTESGAGVINIDHQSISLQANQGILLRPRVAHEYHPTGKEPWKVSFLTFNGTLCDSLADFLKLADFLVIDTVSPELTSFIPEVLNEFNNNHPIALLDQSVQIYKFIMLLKQNHLLNNHRYQDATITTPILQYIAAHYAEPITNDKLSKATSYSVTYQNRVFKRLYDMTPLEYLTDYRMRKAKELLLTNPTLEIGEIAPKVGFHNPSHFIDQFKKYYKATPSHFRKFI
- a CDS encoding TraX family protein, producing the protein MRSDLIESTVKRGWGITNFDIKVLGIILMFIDHVHEMFNGIGVPNWVDWFGRPVATIFFFLSVEGFIHTHNQKRYLSRLLVGFWVMQIGNLIIQHFFKLGSFGLINNIFGDLFIGVLTMYGLQTISQGHQNHQAAKIWEGILIIALPLIFAGLTLLTMGQGGNSIAFRIVTLLPSPLIAENGFILYLGPLMYLLRKNRNWQMLAVVAVAILSTGFNFSSMFTTNFQWLMFLAIIPMYLYNGQLGRSMKGFFYAFYPLHIWLLYILAWFMGVRY
- a CDS encoding ABC transporter ATP-binding protein, translated to MADKDKAPQPTSNRGHGGRGGFQGVVEKPHNFWGTTRRLLNYMQDRLIGLILVFAFAIISVIFQIRTPKILGEATTEIFKGLMKGNAQQKAGFSVASLPINYEKIVQIILIVIVMYLASAVFSFFQQYIMTRISQNTVYKLRRQMKGKMRLVPIKYYDSHSNGDIMSRAVNDMDNIASTLQQSLTQAVTSFVTFVGTLWMMFTISWKLTLIALVTIPLSLVIVGIVAPRSQKYFAAQQKSLGLLNNQVEENYAGQIVLKSFNKEQDTIDQFEVQNKKYYQAAWKAQFISGIIMPLMIFLNNIGYVFVAVVGGIQVANGTVTLGNVQAFLQYTNQFSQPISQLANLMNTIQSTIASAERVFEVIDEEEMKNTKANRPVETDTDNLVELEHVQFGYTDDELLMKDYNLAVKRGQQVAIVGPTGAGKTTIINLLERFYDVKGGSIRLKGVDTRDLDREDLRSHFAMVLQDTWLFTGSIYDNIKYGREDASKDDIIEAAKAAHVDEFVRKLPKGYDTVLNESASNISQGQRQLITIARAFVADPEILILDEATSAVDTRTEVQIQHAMSQLLENRTSFVVAHRLSTIQNADNIIVMNHGAVVETGTHNELLAKNGFYADLYNSQFSDDVSFD
- a CDS encoding ABC transporter ATP-binding protein, translating into MLKIAKNRISYVAVLGAVLFMTIQVIATLNLPSLTSDIVNNGVAKGDIGYIWKVGLEMAGFSLISILAAVCNVFLAARTSQKLGQNLRSDVYRKVINFSKDEYDQIETSSLITRTTNDVVQIQNVAIIMLRMMLMAPIMLIGASFLAYTKDHQLTTIFLVVLPIMIIFVGLLLYFSVPLFRAMQTKTDKINRIFREGLTGVRVIRAFRQDQFEQDRFEDANRDYTDNAIKVNTIVALAFPVMTLIMSGTNVAIVWFGAKLIGAQSMQVGNLIAFMSYAMQILMSFMMLSMVFVFIPRAQASAKRIQTVLALKSTMKQPEHPVVLDPKATQHDLKFDHVEYRYRQAELPALSDIDFEAHSGQTVAIIGGTGSGKTTLVSLIPRFYDVDKGEIELDGHNINDFSMKDLRDQVSFVPQKATLFTGTIRDNMKYGNPEATDDQIWHALEIARAKDFVEEDPTGLDLQVEQGGDNFSGGQKQRLAIARSLVKQAAVYVFDDSFSALDFKTDADLRAALRADQHIQQSITVIVAQRIATVADADLILVLDNGKLVGKGTHDELRANNKVYQEIIHSQLREEDDK
- a CDS encoding ketopantoate reductase family protein, which codes for MKYTVLGAGAMGLRYGVLLQEAGFDVDFVDTWEPQVETVRQQGGVYVSRDGQNKHLVPVNVYYPEEYKGDPDVLIVFTKQYQLADFLKRCSRFFNDKQYVVTCMNGMGHVEKLNQYFPKERLLGGTALIGTVLNKAGDVDFIGPKGAGSMNIANETEKPDEMTHKIVAEFQKAGLNPNLTKNFLGTLMAKVVFNSVINTLCTMFKIRMGEYIQSPVAEKLGVQLIDEAFDVCERAGITLLNTRQEEWETVKYVSTVSNPLHFPSMYQDISKNRQTEVDYINGYIYDLGLKYHYEAKTHDFLRNLVHLAEFAGTFDVDSYMKSVLERDKQNAVKTPEEHVAQA